In the Triticum aestivum cultivar Chinese Spring chromosome 2B, IWGSC CS RefSeq v2.1, whole genome shotgun sequence genome, GTAGACATACACACGGCTCAGATAGTTGCGCGCGCGGGCACCTTCACTCCAGGTAGTGTTTGTCACTAGTTTTGAAGTGCCAGCTTTGGTTAACAGCTGGGTGCTTAGCGCGTTTATGCAGAAAGTTGCGTTTTAGTGTCTGCTCGGCGACAGTCAGATCCGCCTCCCTGCCTCTCCACTGTCGGATCATATGTTTCCATTGGTTTCCAAATTTCCGGTCGACGCGTTCCAGAGGGGCGGTCTGACTTTGCGTCGGGGCGGCGGCCCGGATGTGATGTGGTGCGACGTTCGTGGTCTGCGAGCGGTTGCCCTGGGCAGCGTGGGCTGCGGGCAGCTGGGTTGTGCGGCGTTGCTGCTCGAGCGGAGTGGTGGTATGTCGAGGCGGCGGCCCTGGAAGGTGGTGCCGGTTGATTGCGCTGGGCGCGACAGAGCGGTGGATGTCGGGGCGGTGGCCCCGAGAGAATCACGGTGGCGTCCAGACTTCTGTGGCAACGACGATGGTGGGAGCGATGTCGGCGACGCGGCAATGGTTGCGatagtcggctcttctccggcgtgtccACGGTATTGCCTCGGTTTGTTTGTTGCTATGGAGTCGAAGCTGCGGCGGCGAGGCCCTGTGGTGTACGATGACTGGCTGCTTGTGGCCTTTCGGCGATCTTCCGTGGCGCCAGCCGTGCCTGGTTTCGTTCTTCTGAGTTTTTCGTCAGAATCGGAGCTGCGTTGTCTGTCCGCAGGTCGACATGTCGTCGATGAGGGTGGGCTTTGCCCTGTGTGTTTCAGTTTATGGGAGTGGGCTTGGCCCTTGTTGTTCCGGTTTTTCCGTAATTAACTGGGTAATTCTCTTCTGCTTtattaatagatgaggcaatcttTGCATCCATTTCGAAAAAAAATAATTAAGGCACTAGTTTTGGAGCATTGCTGTTACAACAAAAACTTTGTTGATGTCCCAAAAGCTTCTCTCTCCAAATGTAAAATCCAATTTTAGGGCATCAACTTTTACATCATCGGTCGGAGTGGTGACGCAGCTATGTACTGCAGTTGCAGCCTCCCACGGAAGCATAAAGACCTGTGCCAGGCCATCAAGGCGACACTCTCCAGCATTAAAATCCAGCATGGGACTCCACAAGCAGGCAATAACAAGCTCATACAGAGCCTCCAGCCTAACCTCCAGgatattaggctggtcatagttaAAGTAACATAGATATAACATAGATACTACATAAACAAAAATTGTTGATGTGACaaatagttaatgaggagagaggtaaatagagtaacctaatatgttaccatcacgtagcgctttccaatgcaaaatgagtctgcAAGACAATAAATGAACATGtgtatgttactacacatatgataCTTTCCACTAtaagggtagtaacatagagtagtaacgtaTGCAtattactactctaagttactccccactatgcccagccttagagcaactctagcagaccccgcatctgTCCGGCCCGCAAAACATGTTCGCAGTTCGCGGAAAAACGCCTTTGCGGGCCTTGTGCATGTGGCGGCCTTTCGGCGAGctcctgccggctgctttcgccggaatcttgggcggcggggtggcggcggcgcgaggggaggtggttggtgggggaaagcgcgggctgaaatgtcccccaccaaccgcttccgcttatatgcagggcaTCGCAGCGGCAAGGGAAAAACCCGCGAATATGCGGGTTGGGGCCGAGATTTTGCCGCGCCCCCCAAATTTTTTTGCGGACCGGGAAGGGATGCGGGGTTTGATCGGGCAGGTTTTTCCGCCCCGACCCGCATTTTGGCAGTTATTTTCCGGGTTGAAGCGGGATGcaaggtctgctagagttgctcttagtacTAGTACAACTTAGCCAATAAACATAGTAGCAACTTAGCATCTGCAGACGGAATCACCAATGTTTACAGGGACAGCCTTCCATCGCCTCAACAGTTACGTTCTTTATTCTGTAGCAGCACCTCGACCGTCCAAACATTTTGCAGATTACACAGAAACATCATACACGCATGATCATCACTCATCAGCATGCACATCGTTAGCACATCTCGGCCACCCTGGTCAAACGGCCGCGGAAGACAGCTGCCTCGGCTGCGCAGCACGCCCGGGTGCTCCCTGCTCGCCTCCCCCAACACCAccatcatcgttgtcgtcgtcCTCGTCCTGCTCCCACAGGAAGCTGGCGTACGCCGCGAGGACGTGGCTGCCATGCACGTCGCCACAACACCAGCACGGTCAGCCATGCCGACCAGCTCGAAGGGGCCTAgatttatcattattactattacaGTATTTGTGTGGCGGAGGGAGCGTACCTGTCCCGCGGGGCTGCCTGCACCGACTTCTGGAAGTAGGTGAGGGACCTCTCGTGGTCGCGGTGCACCGCCCACACCAGCTTGGCGTACTGCGACATGATCTCGCCGTCGGTCGGGTCGGCGAGCATGGCGCGCGAGTAGTACTCCTCCGCCCTTCTCGGGTCGCACTTCACCTGATTCATTCATCAGTTGGTACAAGGACACAGCAGATCAAGAACTACTGTAACTGTGTAAACTAAAGATCTTTCTGACATCAAGAAGTTAGCAGAGCCAGATGATACGACGCACGCACCTCGTGCAGGAACTGCGCGTAGTTGCGCAGGAACAGGGCGTTGCCGGGCTGCTCGTCGACCATCTCCTTGTACTGGGCGTCCAGCGCCAGCACCGCCTTCTGGTCCACCCCGCTGGCCATCCTAGCCAGGGCAGCCTCGGAGCCCATGCCGGCGGTGAAGAGGCCGGAGGCGAGGCGGTCGATGCCCATGCCCCTCGCCAGGAACAGCGGCAGCTCCGGCAGCTCAGGCTGCGCCgtctgctcctgctcctcctccatctcctgCTCCTGGTGGGGCTCCAGCTTGGCTTTGCTGAAGGTGTTGTAGATGGAGAAGGAGAGCTCGGTGTGGAGGCCGGTGGTTCTGTTGCTGTCgttgtcgccggaggaggaggggttGAGCGAAGGGAGGTGGCCGTCGGAGAAGGCCCGCCGGAGCTGGAGGGAGGAAGGGGgcgaaggggaggagaggaaggagcGCAGGAATGGCGTGGAGGAGCTCCTCAGCAGCATCCTCTCCTCTCGTCTGGGCGTCTTCTTGTGAGAGTTCCCAAGTCGAGATCTCACCTCTCGTCTCGTGGCCTGATCGATTTTATTAATAGCACAAGAACCGCGTTGCTTGGACCTGTATGGCGGTCGGCGCATGCACGTGAACCATTATCGAACTTACAAGAAACAAAGTTCTAGACCAAAAACACGTCTCTGCTCAATATTTCGATCCAGGAAGGAAAAGGAAACGCTTCAACCGGGCTGATACGCACGCATCTCGTGACTTCTCACCGCCGGCGACGGCGCCTCATGCTTTAACTCCAAGCTTGTGTACTGTGTTGAATGCTACTCCACAATTCTACATGCGTGTAGTGTGCACATTTTGTTTTCGACTGCAAATGCAAGCCACGGATAGCTGGCAAGGGCAAGAGGTTTTTTTTTCGACAAATGATGAATTTTATTGACTTAAAAATGAAGCACCAAGCGGATACAAACACAACGAATGCAATCTGGCCTCTTTGTAACGTTTTTCTTTCTTCGAAAAGGAGAATAACCCCCATCCTGCCTCTGCATGCTAGGACAAGAGGGTTGTAGATTAAGCCATCTGTCAACCGGGCGTTGCTTGGAGATGATTGCGGGCCAATTTGGAAGCGCAGGAACCTCGTGGGCACGCACCCACCGTTCCAAAAACTAAGCCACCGCCCACCGGCGTCCGGTTTCATGTATCTCACGTGCCCGCCCCAGACTTTCTGGCCACATCTCCTCACAAGTCAAATTACACGCCGTGTAACCTGAACCTCCCGGCCGTgttgcttagggcatctccagccgttcggccccctagGGCGTCTAAATAAAGCGGTCtggggcgtgccggcgctagttcggcccctgatGGCGACCTAGCTCCTAGTCACGCCCCCACGCGCCGGCCTCAGGATGCGGAAAATTCAAACTTGGTCGTTCCTGCTTTTCAAAAGACGCcgcaaatccggcgatcggacggacgtagtctggcgttacaaaaaacagagcgcCGCCGTGCGCAACgattcactcggcggggtcggctccaggcgttggcggagtcggcgtgcgcgggctcgtcggtgtcggagctgcttcggtgcagggctgcgtcggcgcggcttcggcactgctgggcggcgatgtagaggcgtcgttcgggcttggagtccgtgtggtcgtgggcgtcgtgggcgtcgtcggcgttgccgtcggcagctcgttcaggatgaggccgcactgcaccaggtaccacgccttgagcttctcgtcgttgctctggagcatgtccgccccgctcatcagaaaagccatgtcggtgttcctcttcttcgcggcgacgttcgtccggagcaggtcgagcttgatggcgttgttcttcattagcgacgaccaccgcgcctcggtcttttcttcgcgtaggacggcccgggcctgggcgtcggcgaggcaatgctcgatggactcctgcactcgcgcggttgccgcgtcggcgcttttccccttctttgccaatttgtggccgtccggccgtccctctgacgcgcccggagtcgtcgcgtctggcttgtatgtctccttggccttgtcgagggcacgtcggacttccgcccacttctcgcacttgtcaatgcgcttgtagacgcggaggtgcttgaagtcggcgtcttggttgtcgccccgatacatggcgaacatacgcagcagctgcgcggagggacaaacagttggcgggcggcgggcgtaggggacgaagatatgcgggcgaacggcgtgcgtacctgatcctcaacgctggcgccgctctccgggtgagccgcgacctcctcgacgattccatgtcatttgttgcacgccaactggatacgcccccaatggttcgccatcgccttggagccgcgctgcatgtagacgcctttgaagtaggggtcgacgagcttccgctcgtcgaactcggccttgatgcggtcccagtacgtgTCCAAGCTCTGGTTCGCGCCGGTTGTCGGGTcaaggcagacgactttccatgcttcggcaaggcattcctcctccttggacgtccacttgatgcgcggttcgcctgacctagccgctcgcttcttcttcttccggcgCCCCTTTGTCGGAACaggagccggctcctcctcctcctcctcgtcctcctcgggtTCCTGCGCGTCGTCGCCATAGACGTAGCcaagctcggcctccatgtcgccgttgaggtccactacctcgtcctgggtggcgaacccgggagacgcggcggccgcggtcgatcctgtcgcaatgatgtcgtccatgtcggctcccgtgtcgtcggcgtcgccgaggtgcgagaagggcagcggtCCGCCGTagagatggggcgtcggtgtggacgcgtaggaggcgggcggcgagtagttgtatggagggtactgcacgccgacgaaggcggccgagggcgtgcgcgtagcggggtgaccatgagggaaggtcacgtttgggttgaacccaccgtgcgcgtcgccgtcggcgtagccgggcgacgatATACCCCATGTAGATCCggcgccttgctgtccccagggcgcgtaccgggcgtggctgacgacgggtggattcatccccgcctggtcgaccgatgaggaagacgctgccgcgcgcgccgcgttgtcgcgggccttcttggctatggccctgttccgcctgtcggcggtgactgcttcacgccgctgaacttccaccctccactcggcgttcgacaggcccggtggcttcgatggcggcgccctcggcttcctctgcttcggctgggccacggcgccagtcgcggttgccgccgcgcgcggcatggcgtacttcttcggcggcatggcgtgcttcttcgcggcgagcgggagggggtttggcgggagaaagggagagaatggagggagggaggcgagcgagcgagagagatgcgagggaaaagcgtcaagaaacggcaggaaaaggccctcgggtcgcttccagggcgggcccacgcgcctttttcgcttgtgccggctccccaagcgcccccagggcgccgggttcggcctgggtccgccggcaccagttttggcccgagccgaCGAAAAACGGGTTTCTGGGGACGCGACTGGGGCCTTTTTTTGGCGCCAGCGCGGCAAAATCGCCtgaggagggcctgttgggggcgcggctggagatgcccttagggctCCTGTTCGGGAACATGTTTCAGTTTGGACAGCTAAAAGTGAAGATGAACCTTGAAaagagaagaagcacacaacacatTCATCAACTTGATGCCCGCGCACTGCTCGCCGGCAGGTTACAATGAAACCCCCGCACGAGCTCATGATTCAGCAATGTGGGAGAGCAAATGGTGCCAACAAGAGAGGGTTGGGCATAAAAGATCAGATTATTCTCGCGCCCTCCGTCCAAAAGAACAAACACATCATTCAACCAGCGTGAAGCCATTCTTGACGTACTGCAGACAGGGGAACGGCAGGTCGAGCGCCTGCTCGACCATGCTCGACCTCGACAGAAGCTTGCTGAGAACAAAATCCCTATGGCTGCGCCCTACCGGCGCGCTGCGCAGTATCGCCTTGTCGCGGCAGGCGACCAGTGTGATGTTGCAGAGCCAGGGGGAGGCCACCGTGAAGGCCAGCCCGAAATGCCGCTTGTAGGCCCGGGAGACGTGGGAGACGTACCTGCCCATGGGGAGCACGTTCTCGAAGGGGGCCTCGTCGTCGACGTCGGGGGATGACGGCCCCGAGTCCGAGTGCAGGTTCACCACCACGGTGCCGTGGACCGGGTGAACCTTCTCCTCCAGGTTCCTCAGGAACGCCCCGTCGGCGTCCCAGAGCTTGCGGGGGAATATGTCGTTCCCGTCGTACGCGTCGATGAAGACCAGGTCGTAGACGTTGCTGTCGCCGGCGATGAAGTCCTCCGCGTCTTCTATGTGGAGGGAGATGCGGTCGTGGACGCCGTTCCATAGTAGCTCGTCGCCGTCGGCGGGCTGCATGGTGTGGGCTGATAACCCTTTCGCGCATGATGCAGGGAAGCCCATGGATTCGACCGAGGCTGAGACGACGACTGGATCGATCTCCACAATGTGGACATCAGCACCTGAAACAGATGAAATATGTTGAGTGTTTCGATGAGGTGAACAACTGCAGACTCGAGGATCTACAACTAGAACTACGATAGGAATAGTATGTATGTTAGACCAAATGTTCCATCAAATGACCTGACTCCCAACTATTTAGAGCTGGGAGTGCATTTGCACATCTAAAAATTATTGTGTATTCACTTGCaagttactccctctgtcccaaaataaatgtctcaactttgtactagttaGTTGTACTAAGcccgagacacttattttgggacggagggagtattacttatTAGTACTGCACTTTGTTTTGCAGTTAAACAAGCCAAGCCAGGTATAGTTTCTAACTGACCAACAAAGACCAGAAGATAATAACTTCATTTCAAGTTCACTGTACATGAAGCAAAGTATCAGCAAAACAAATAAAAATCCAGTATCAATCTATGCAGTAATATCATCAGTAAAACCTGTGGTAGTACATACCTTTGAATTTACTAGCCAAAAACAATGGTATGCTGCCGCCACCATGACCGATACAAAGAATTTTCATAGTGTTCGGCTCAGAAACTGCTTGAGGGAGATCATAAGAACAACTAGGGAGTGCTGTCAACCCTGCTGATACCATGCTCTTGACATCTGCAAATAATGACGGTTAGATGATAGTACCAAAGCAAAAGACAAAGCTCAAGTGCCAACAAAATTGCTTTAGTTTTGCAAATAACAGTTCCATGCACACCTAGCAGAAATTCTTCCTGCGATCTTGATGGCATATAAAACTTGCAGCTAAGAAATAATCAAGGAATTATATTTTACTGATGTCTTTGGACCTGTAAGTGTGTGTATACTTGATTTGTATGCAAGAAGCCATCATTCTAAGTTATGCTTATACATTAACAGATGCAAAATGAATCCAAAAAATAAAAACCAGCATGGATATATTATCATCAATCAGCATTGGTATGAACATAGTGCAGGTGAACTCACAAGGAACAGCTAAACAATTGGGTTGCTGCATTGAGTATAATGCTCTATCACCCCCAGACCGGTAACACGCCATTACTTTTGCAGTACTTTGCCGTGTATGGTCGTTAAAGCGCATTACTCGCCACTGGTAGCCTAGTATCTTAAACTGGTCAGCACCACTTGATTCTGGGTACATTGCCGAATTTCTTTCCTGAAGCCATCTCTCCGTCACTGGCCACTGATCGCTGGCCTGTCACAGCAAAACAATTTGTATTTCTGTATGAATCCAAAATAGGTTGAGCTAAAATCTTCAAAAAATCATTATTATTTACAGTGCGATAAATCACAAGACTCATATATGATCATAGTGGCACATAATCGATTACCATGATAAGCAGCATACGAAAATTTAAGTTGGACAAAATGTAGAGTGGCAGCATTTTGCCTCATGTGGCCATGTTCAAAACCACAAGATGTGAATTGCATCAAAACCAACCCTTTTGTCCAGGAACCAGCATGGATCTAAAACAAAACCTAGAAGTTTGATTACTAAGTTTATAGTACTTGGATGATACCGCTTCTAGTGGCTCCAATCGGCAAAAAAAAGTTCTGTAACATCGACAGTAGACGACGAGTTGTTCATCTCCATTTCTTCAAGCAAGAAGTGGAACAAAAGGGAACTAGGGAGAAGACAAGGGGAAGCTACCGGTCGGGTGGCTGGGTAGGCGACGACGGAGACGACGCCATTGCCATGCTCGGAGTGGCGGCAGAAGACGGTGTGAGCTCCAACGCCGGGGCCGTCGTCCTCGCCCCACCACTCCTTGTAGTAGGACCAGTCCCCCTCATCCAGGGGAGGCTTCCTCCGCGCGCCTACCGCTTCTGGGTACGAAGCCACCGACAGCCGCCGGATGGCGCCGCCGGCGCACCTTGACGCCGCCGCCCGCAACATGGTTCCCCTGTTCCCGCTGAGTCTGCGGGTGTGTTTTGTGGGCTGTGGCTGGCGGCCTACTAGGAAAAGGGCAGAAGCCCGCTTAAGCCCAGAACACAACCACCCTAGCTGTTCACACGGAGCCAGGGAGTCGGCTTGGAGAAGAAAATGAAAACCCTTAAAATTAAACTCATGTGTGGCACGAAGTAACACCACCATGATATTTTTATATTAAAATTGCAATTCAAAAAAGAACACTAAAAAGACTGAAACTTGCCATCCAAATAGAATGTGCTATGCTTCATAACTAAAGTTGTCATCCTTGAATAACTAAAGTTGCCATTAAAAATCATTAGGGTGGAGTTGCTTTGTGCCACACAGTCAAAAGATGGTCAAAGGACAAACACATAAAAGAAGCAAAGGGCCTTGGCAAGACTGATGCATtttgaaaattaggggcaaaacagCCGATTGGGACACCACTAGGGGCACAAAAATAATCATCTCAAGAATATTCCACCTACCACGACAATCCTCTATAACACTATGCTCCTATTTTCAAAGAGCCCACATTCAATTGAGGTTTTCAATTGAAATTGGGTTACCTGATTTTAACTATGTCAATAATTTTCTCAAACTCTCTCATTCAATTATTTTATACTATACATTGCCCTTTCTAATTTTTAAGGTCTCAACTGAGGTCTTCGATTTAGAAAGGATCACCCGATTTTGATCGGGTCAATAATTCCTCAAGGAGCTCTCTCACTCAATTCTTCCAGTTCACTATGTTTCCTAATTTTAAAGCTCTTTCATTTAGTTGAGATACTTAATTTTAGATTTGGTCAACGATTTTGATTGGGAcaacgatttttcaaatcaatcagcaACAACCGGCCTATAAAACACATCAATCCCGTGCACCGTCCCTTCACCTAGAAAAAAGAAGAGCCACCATGTGATAGTGTAGCACCAGTATAGTACATGCAACCACCGTCGCATAAATTTCCCCATATAAATATACATTGGTTCGCGGATAACATAGAACCACCAAAAGGCCCATCAAATCACCGCAttttataaacaaaaataaaacacactcGATCATCTCCCCCACCCACCAAACTAAATATTCCACCAGTTCCAAAATATAAGGGGTATTAATTTTTGAAAAgtcatttttaaaaaaattgacgAAGTTCAGAACAAAAAATTCGAGATCCACAATATTAAACGGAAAagtatgaaaattcatttcatgacGAATCTAATCATACTGATtatatatttctctacaaatttgatcaaacttaaaaggtTTGACTCTCCAAATAAGTAATACACTTCATATTTTAAAAGAGGGTGTGTATTTTTTTTAAGATACATAACAACACCAACGGCACAACAATGTGCGCCCAACCCTTCTAGTTGGCACTATTGTCAAATGTATGTCATAGTGTGAGAATATTAACATGAGGTGTTTAATGCATTATCATCTGTGGCTAGAAAGGTTATGAGCCATGGCAAAGAAGAGCGGTGATTATGTGATAGCAATGTCTGAGGTGAGGTCGAAGGGCTATCAAAAAGGAAATAGGAGGCAAAAAGGGAGAATGAAGATGCTATTATGTCTTCTTGCGGTAGTGATTGAGGAAGAAACAAAAGGAACAAAGAGATGAGAAAGATTATATTATGTCTTTATGAAAATGCATTATTTCACAAGTGAACACACTCATGCGCACCCTATCACTTTGAGCACCTCCAAGAGACTAAGCCGGTGggtcttgagattgacaaagtcactATAAGCGTCTCGCTATAGACAATAACATTGCCTCTATTTTGCCTACCACGACAATTGTAACTATTGTCAAATGTATGCGATAGTGCGAGAATATTAACGTCAGGTGTTTAACGCACTATCATTTGTGGCTAGAGAGAATATGAACCATGACAAAGAAGtgtgatgactatgtgatagtaaTGTCGGAGGTGAGGTCAAAGGGCTATCCAAAAATAGGAGGCAGGCAAGGAGAATGAatatgacactactaggaaaaaccttaccagtagcgctggcagacgcgctactgctatggcgctGCAACgtttttttagcagtagcgcttgcttGTCCTAGCGCTACTGGTAACTGAAGATAGAGGTAACGCTCTTTTGTACCACGCTACTGATATTTATGTGCAACGCATATGGCTAGTAAGCGCTACTATTATTTGAGTGCTGCTGgtaaactccccccccccccgcgccactGCTAAATTTTGTAGTTTTTTCTTGCTTTTTGGCTCTGTACATACTTAAACAGATACatcttttatacaataacatgCATATTCATTGAAAAGCAAGTGAGGCATCGATGAGCAAAAGTTATTAGAAGTCTCCACATGTTTCAAGTATCTCATAATCATCAATTATGGTCGAACACATGTCTCAAAATAGCGTTACAAGTTATTAGAAGTTCCGAATACATGCAACTACGTGGTCACATACTCATGTTTCATCCTCTATGTAGACTATGATATGACTGCATAGAAGAGAAGAGCGATCACGATGAGCAAAAGCGggattatgtagtagtttttgcggCGCTGGTTTTGTATCCTCTGTTgcgctatgaatctcaagtaactagcctCGGCTTCCATTCTGCTATTTCTGGCTTTCGCCCGGGAAGCGGtacacttgggcctgacactctggccactcatcatacatACCCgaaacatgccctacatacacgacataccacttcctcgccatcgttgatctatatacctgtcaaAGATGCACATTGTGTCACatgtttagcgtgtacccatggctcatttttggcggtggtgttgacggtaccgctattagagtcgggtatacacatggtagtgaaatgtcgatTTTCTATTTCTACGTTCgtagcccatctgacatggaagaTCGCCAAGCTATGCAATCTAGAGTAGTCAAGTtcccagatctcttcgaccctTTCGTATCTTTCAATTATgttcccggtcatggcttccatcgtcacccctgagttctggtTATCACTTTTTATATCTTTGGCGTCCGtttagaacgtgtatccattgatattGTATGCTTGATAAGTCGCAAGGTTGGTCgacgggccatgtgctaaggcgtatatgagcgttCTGTCCGGACAGCCCTCTTCCAAGGATTAGCaagaactcgctctttgaaccaacgcaagaaagtggaattgtgctctctaataacttcacgTCCTGTGCACCCCATGGTCACGGTAgttctttgcgatggtctctttgtgtAGTGTCaagaaatcttctagcacatctaggtgttgtaccactactaagtttgccctgtcaaagtcgttttgtcggcccgagcgGACCACATTCACATCCCTCTGACCGTTGGTGTGAGATTCtccttcgagccttccacagtgcttgctaacgggcaaaccaacaacagggtctccggtGCCTAGATAACTCTCATAGAAAGAGATGCACGATGTTCATgacatcactactagcgccaagcacgatgttccttgcatcaattgcaaaaaaaaaaatcaaattcagtgtttaatgctctccactggctagcatctgcgaggtgtctcagcttcagGTCAACTCTGTCATttggcttcaccctctccgcgtgccagcacataagctttgcttccttaggatctacgaaataccgctgtagacgcggagtgatcggaaagtaccatacaactttctgtggagctttccTTCCGACCTTCTTATAttgtgaagcattgcactttggacagatggtttttcTGTGTGCTCattccgatatatgatgcaatcaatGACGCATGCGTGATATCTAATGTGTGGAAGATCAAGAGGGCATACGATTTtatttgcctcctcgacactagtaggacacaggcttcccgcgggaaggaccttctttagatacttcaaaagctcatccaggcttgcatccgtccatttgttttttgccttcgtctttagaagttctagcatgaaactcaagcgggtcacctcggaatcgcaaccatcatacaaacgagtcatcgagtctacctccagttgcgctagtttggcctcctctctagaagcggctctgtcgctagtcgtcttcttgcgaagcaggtctcaaACATGCAGGTCCCGCATGGttgaacttagtagcgacgaagaTGGTGGCATGTCTGCGTATTCTCCGCCTTGTACTCCCTCTTCGCCATCGCCATTTCCAAGGCCGTCTTCTTCTTCGGGCCCACAACCGGTCATCTCTTTGtctggccccatgtcgttatttcctgccccatcgacgtcgtcatcatcataatcatcttcacttatccatcGAGTATGGCCATCCAtgatgttagggaacgtagcatgtaatttcaaaaaaattcctacgttcatgcatgatctatctaggagatgcatagcaacgagggggaagagtgtgtctacataccctcatagaccgtaaagCATTTatcaaagcggttgatgtagtcgtacaccttca is a window encoding:
- the LOC123046011 gene encoding uncharacterized protein isoform X1; the encoded protein is MLRAAASRCAGGAIRRLSVASYPEAVGARRKPPLDEGDWSYYKEWWGEDDGPGVGAHTVFCRHSEHGNGVVSVVAYPATRPASDQWPVTERWLQERNSAMYPESSGADQFKILGYQWRVMRFNDHTRQSTAKVMACYRSGGDRALYSMQQPNCLAVPYVKSMVSAGLTALPSCSYDLPQAVSEPNTMKILCIGHGGGSIPLFLASKFKGADVHIVEIDPVVVSASVESMGFPASCAKGLSAHTMQPADGDELLWNGVHDRISLHIEDAEDFIAGDSNVYDLVFIDAYDGNDIFPRKLWDADGAFLRNLEEKVHPVHGTVVVNLHSDSGPSSPDVDDEAPFENVLPMGRSKQRGSCAINKIDQATRREVRSRLGNSHKKTPRREERMLLRSSSTPFLRSFLSSPSPPSSLQLRRAFSDGHLPSLNPSSSGDNDSNRTTGLHTELSFSIYNTFSKAKLEPHQEQEMEEEQEQTAQPELPELPLFLARGMGIDRLASGLFTAGMGSEAALARMASGVDQKAVLALDAQYKEMVDEQPGNALFLRNYAQFLHEVKCDPRRAEEYYSRAMLADPTDGEIMSQYAKLVWAVHRDHERSLTYFQKSVQAAPRDSHVLAAYASFLWEQDEDDDNDDGGVGGGEQGAPGRAAQPRQLSSAAV
- the LOC123046011 gene encoding uncharacterized protein isoform X2, whose amino-acid sequence is MLRAAASRCAGGAIRRLSVASYPEAVGARRKPPLDEGDWSYYKEWWGEDDGPGVGAHTVFCRHSEHGNGVVSVVAYPATRPASDQWPVTERWLQERNSAMYPESSGADQFKILGYQWRVMRFNDHTRQSTAKVMACYRSGGDRALYSMQQPNCLAVPYVKSMVSAGLTALPSCSYDLPQAVSEPNTMKILCIGHGGGSIPLFLASKFKGADVHIVEIDPVVVSASVESMGFPASCAKGLSAHTMQPADGDELLWNGVHDRISLHIEDAEDFIAGDSNVYDLVFIDAYDGNDIFPRKLWDADGAFLRNLEEKVHPVHGTVVVNLHSDSGPSSPDVDDEAPFENVLPMGRYVSHVSRAYKRHFGLAFTVASPWLCNITLVACRDKAILRSAPVGRSHRDFVLSKLLSRSSMVEQALDLPFPCLQYVKNGFTLVE